The sequence ATAAGCCTACCAACTTTCAACAATGAATCATGACTTGGAGAACCGAGGCCTTCAGACTCATATCCACAatcttcactttcttcttcttcttcaattcgCTGCAGAAAATTCACCAGTATTCGATGAACGGTATCAACATCATACAATGATCCCCCTGCTTGGATTGATGGTATAAGGAGATCATCAAGTGAAACCATTTCCAGCCTAAAAGCAATCCTCCTTTCAAGCTCAAGCCTGCAGGCTATTGTAGCATCTACCATGATTGCCATTCTCAGCATTCCAAACATGAAACTCAGTGGCACCGAACAACTTTTCTCTGTTGGCATTAAGCTTACAAGGGCTTCCACAACAGTCTTCTGGTCGTGTTCTGCCATGCCAGTATTTAACTTCAACTTTCCTGGATTCCAAGTTTGACATTTCCCAATACCCTTTAAGGATGCCTGAGCAAAATGCATCAAAGATGCAAAAATGCTATCGGGTCGAACACCTAGTCTTGTCATGGCACATATAACCCTTTGATAATAATCGATCCTTAGGAGTGATAGATCTTCAACCCACCACTCAAGACAAGCACTTTTAAGCTCTGTAGACTCACCATCACAATTCAACATAGACAACCCTGATACTAGTTGCTCCTTGCAAGCATTCATGGCAATAGCCTCCACACATCTGCTTGGAATCCCAACCTCCTCTGCAATAGAAGGTAGTGTCTCGCAGGTGGAAAGGACTTCCACCGACTTTTCAAGACTCTGAACTACAACCTCATCCAGATAAGTCTCCGTTCGCACAATAAGGTTTTCATCCCTGTAGTCTTCAGTCATTTCCAAGTATTCTGCAGCACAGCGCAGATGGGCAACATTTGCAGTTGTGATCTCAAAGTTGATGCCGTAACAGAATTTCATTGCAAGTTCAAATGCCAGGGGACCTCCCGGTATGTTGAGTAACTCCAGTTTTGCAGTTGAATCCTTGGCATCTGCAACCATTTTCCGAATCTTTCCACTTCGAGACACCAGTGGAAACTTCAGAAAAATAGAACAATATGATcagcaaaatagaaaaatagaaaaatgcaAGGCTACAATGCTTATAGCATAAGATGTCAAAGCTGTGTGTAGAAAACAAACATTTTTCATCTTGGATATAGAGGAAATTACCTTATGTAGCAAAAAGGACTCTCCATCGACAACAATTGTAATGTCCCCGGCAACATCTGAAAAGATACTACATGCACATAAAACCTCTAATATCAGTAATAAGTAACCAGCATGGTTGAAACATCACATAAATTATCCTAGAAAATGACTAGcaaataaaggaaaattttgTCAATTGAAAACATCCAATCCAAATTGCAGAAGGAACAAGTAATCCACAGGTTGGGCAAAAATCCAAGTTTTCATGCAGAAACTGTAGCACAGCTTAAAGACATCATGTCCTAACAGTGTATTCTTTGACTAAGAATCAATACTATGGTTGAAAAATCCAGTGGAAGCAGATACCAGGCGTAGCTAAAGTCATAATCCGACCGTGGCTAAAGACATTCAGCCTCAAGTAACAATGTGATGGAGTAAAGGGTAGATCCTAGATTCAACTCTTCATctaaacaaaagcaaaaatgtTTGGAGAAACGATTTATTGAAAAAGGGGatcaattttaaaatgttgTATCTTTTGTATATTCTgttaactaattaatttaaaattgttCTGTTCTGTCTAATATGGTAATGAATTGACTAAATCTGTGAGCCCCCACGAtcaagaataaaaaagaagaagttgaagCATGCCAAAGACAGAACTATCAAGTACAAAAGGGGGCACTggatctatatatatatatatacatacacattaTATAGAACACCAGAcaaatgattgaaacatcTAGAAATCAAAATAAGCAAGCACATAGCAGGAGCTGGCagaaccaaaagaaagaaacaaaaagactGAACAAAACTGAACTTTAAAGCTTGAGATGATGATGAGCTAAATTAATGCAAATGCACAAGACAGagggaaggagaagaagaagaagaagagttaAGGGTACCGAGTGGTGAAGGAGCTGCAGAGCTTGGGAGTTGGAGAGCGGCttgaaaaggagaaagggTTCTCAGAAACCATTCCCATTCATTCGAATTCACACTCTAAAATGACCAGCAGCTGAATCTCAAACAGTGTTCTTGTGgatcatcataatcatcacAATGACTCAGAGAATAATatgatcttttttttcccctttacGTAAATAACCTGTTGGTTTTGAGCAATTCACAATTGGAACCTTGCCTTCTTTTTATGGGGACAGAGACAGGCTCGCTGGTtaccttttgcttttgcttctcCATCATTCCTTTGTCTTGTATTGTGTTcttctttggttcttttttttattttatctctgaagataaacagaaaaagaaatgctTTGTCTGATTTTGAGACTAAATCTGCAGTGTCAGACAGACTCACTCACGCCATTCTGGCAAAGACAGAATAATATGAAACATGAAttaggaagagaaaaaaaacacaaaaacataaacgctttgaattttgaagtTGGGGCATACGGACGTAACGCATTGCAAAACCTTTGCGTCCGTTATCCTATAGATTgttgcatggttttattattcattGAATTTTTAAGATAAATTACATGAAAGTAAATTTGTTGacactcttattttttttcttacacCACATCAGAATCCCGTTGATTTTATGAaatgtctttttcttcttttcttttctttcttttacttatatttattataaaattacttTATGAAATGTCTTTGTTAAATgagaaaagtaataaaattagacgcaaaaaaaaaatttcatgctTAAAAAGGGTGATAATGTACTAGGCATGGACTGATGGGACACAAGTGACGCGGAACTCAATAAAGATGATATAAttggggggagagagagagagagtgagagagagagatgttgcAAGTACATGCTCCatcctctttttcttccaaatcaattatttgtttattatcAATGAAAGACTCAAATTAACTTCAaagcattttcttttctttgctctGGTCCCGGTTGACCGCATTATAAAGACCAAAGGTAACATGGTCTATTGACCAAACAAAGGTAACATGGTCTCCTTTTAATTTGATCAAGGTCCAATATGGCAGATCCATTACCCAATATGGCTTATCAGGCCCAATGCCTGGTTAGGCAATTCGAGCCGGATATAATTTACAAACCCATTAAAAGCCCTATTCCGAAtactgtttttatttatatttatttttatataattacaaTGGTGATATTCTTAACTACTCTAATGTATGAACTATGAAGGGGTTTTGAACACGAGTGCAAGGCGGAGGGGAGGCCATATTACCTCAACCGGCTGGCCTAAACCACTGCCACTATACCTAGTACTTATTTAAaggaaaagaacaagaaaataatgatataaagaaattaaaggaagaaaagaaaaggccataatttgacaattttgtatttttagcGCATAAAATGGCATTTATGTGATATACCGGGGGAGGCAGGGCATTAAGGGAAGATAAAAAGTTGTGTGCGCCATAGCCGATCGATATATCAGGTCAGGAATTTTGATAGCAAAGCAAGTAGCTTTGCCCTGTATAGTTTTCTAAAGGGCAATACCCAAGCCAACAGAGTCACAGTCACTCGCATAACACAAGCCATAGCTCCAGCTCCACAGCAAAAACAACAAGGAAGATGCGTACGCTCACTCTCGTCGCTTCCTATCCTCTGTAAGTTCTTCTTATCCATCAGTCTTTATGGTTTCATTTCAACCCATTTCAGTTCATCAAACTATCTGTTGGGACATTTGGTAGTTTTCAACTTATAGGTTGATTTCAATATCAAGATACGACATTCGAATGAGCATTCTTAGTTTGAAAAGCgtttaattacaaaaagaaTGCGTTTTGGAACCTGTTTAGACTAACCATTTGGTTCTAGTTACTTGATGATGGtggattgaagaaaataatgtCCTTTTTCGTTTAATTTCGTGGCAGATGCCCAATTGTTTCATTTGAATTGTGTCGTCAAGCATCAAACAAGTTATTCTTTCCTTGCAATATAAGCGAGAAGCTTGCTAAAGGTATGCACACTTGCACATTGTCTGCATAGTGAGTGTTGAAGTTTAGTAATTCCTCATTATTAGGTGAACTATGGATGGAAAAGTTTTACCctttttctgtattttttgcAGCAAGCAGGGTGCATAAGACATATCAACTCAAGGCTGGATTTTGGGAATCCATTAAATCTGGGTAATTGGAGATACTCATTTTCACTGATCATACACTTACAAAATGACAGACATGCACACAAATCACACACTGAATGTGGAAGAATTTCTGTCGGGTATGTTAAATTGGAACGTTGCATTTGTTATGTTGCTGCAAAGAAGGATGCCTTGCTGAAGCGAGAAACACAATTTGAGTTTTAAAGAACTTATAGTTACGTAGTGCTTTAATGTTTAATTGATCAAATATGAAGGCATTGATTGGTTTGAGCACTTCATCAGTGAACTTGCTTAGAAAGAATGTTACTTTATGGATTAATGACACTTTTAAATGGCAATGTGCTTGTACCACTTTGTCGtctttaaattaatactaattgAAGTCTAGAAGAGCAAGAAATTAGATTTTATCACAGATACAGACAAAAAAGTATGGTCCTTAACTCACTTCTTATTGCAGTATTTTAAacaacaacacaacacaagtAGTAGAACCCCCCTCAACGCTTccagaagaggaagaagaacctTTGCCTCAAGAATTTGTTCTTATTGAAAAGACTGAACCAGATGGAACAGTTgaagaaataatattttcttctgGTGGAGATATTGATGTGTATGATCTTCAAGCCCTTTGTGATAAGGTAAATACACTGCCATTGCTACTTATTTTGCACATGCATCGAAAAGTTAATGCCTTTTGAATTCGCAATTGTGTCTAAGTCACTCTTCATAGGTCAGGAGTCCACTTATTGTGGATGTATCTTACCTGATTGACCTTTCAGTAAAGTTTGATAAGTTATTCTTTTGCTAAATATGAAGTAGTGAATTTTGATAATGTTATCTTATACCCACTGGCTGAAGTTGAATAGctttaatataaatttaatagGTAGGCTGGCCTCGGAGGCCGCTGTCGAAACTAGCTGCAGCTTTGAAAAATAGCTACATGGTAGCCACGTTGCATTCAGTTCGGAAATCACCTGGATCAGGTACATAGTGGATACGGCATTGTTGCAGTATCCTTCTTTTTCACACAATTTGTATGACAATCTAATATCCATGCTTGTTACTACATCTAAAACTACTTGATGAATACTTAGTGTACTTGGAGAAGTTATTTGACAGAGGGGAATGACCAAAAGAAGTTAATTGGCATGGCTCGAGCTACATCAGATCATGCCTTCAATGCTACAATTTGGGATGTCCTTGTTGATCCTGGTTATCAGGTATGATGGTGCTTGAAGATTATTTGTTGGACTTACGCACTAATTACATGAGATGTTTTCTTGATTGTTTCTAATTATATCTTTATCATTCAGGGCCAAGGCCTCGGAAAGGCCCTTGTTGAAAAGCTTATAAGGGCTCTTCTGCAGAGGGACATCGGAAATATTTCACTGTTTGCAGATAGTCAAGGTAAAACAGCAGTTATTTATAGCATTTAGTCTATGTGCATCTGCACGTGCATGCATATGGGTTTGGTAGTCTGTTTCTTAAGTAATTATCAGCGTGGCAACATAAATATTTTGCCACCAATCCTCTATATCGGTGTTCCTTCCTATGACAAGTCTGGCTTTGGGTGTTGCCTGctttagcatattcaacttgtattaaaaaaattcatactCATTGTCATACTCTGTTTTCTTACTTTGTCATTGCAGTTGTGGAGTTCTatcaaaatttgggttttgaaaCTGACCCAGAGGGCATTAAAGGGATGTTTTGGTACCCAAAGTATTAGTCATCACTTAGAAATAAGTTCAAGTATGTATGTGCTTTTATCATTGGTTTAGCGCTGCAATTTGTGTACATGACATGCGAACACTTACATTCTTGAGAGACCTGTTACAGGGAAAGTATGTCTGGAAGTGTAGGGTTTACTTTTAAGCAGAGTCTGTCTGGAAGTATAGTTGCTTCAGAATTCTAAAGTTGAAAGTAAATAAGGTGTGATTGGTTTGCTCTTTTAAACTAAGGTAATTGGATGCCTGGATGGCCAGTTTCAGAATGTCAAGTCAGTTACCAATTTTGTCATCCTTGAGGAAAAGACAATGCCAGCTTTCAAGATATTTTTGGAGGGCGGCCGCCTCTGTGTGATTTATTGAGTCCTTGTCAAGTAGAGATGTGTTTCATTAATAAATTCTACGAAATGTCAAAATTAGATTTGGAGACGCTACTGACACGTCTTGCCAATGAACTGGAAATACTAATAGGATGAATATTATAatggaatttgaaattgacaaCTTATAATGAATAAAAGCCGCAACTTATTATAATGAATAAAAGCAGCAAATTTGTACCTGCATTCGTACTTTGGCACGTCTTGCCAATGAACTCGAATCTTTTTGctgatataatttttttatggatTAAAATCCTTTGTGAAATAAAGATTTAGTAGCTACAGTTAATATTAGAAATCCAGTTAAATAGAAGTTCTAAACAATGTAATCTCAGAGACGAGTACGATATCAACTTAactcaacccaaaaccaatATGGTTTTCAATGTTTATGACCACTAACCAAGTATGTTCACTTAATTAACATAAATGTGATTTATGATTGATTGCTTATGAAAATGCTAAAAGCTTACTTAACAAAAATACTTTATACAGTCCCCAAACTAGCATAGAAACTGTCTTGTAACGGGAATATAGCACAATAATataatgaaagaagaaaaaattatccCACATAATAATATGCTATTGGTGGAGTATGAACCTCGCAAGAAATTCTCCCTCCAAAACTAAATCACTGAAACAAAGATATGTTGGATTTGTGGTCCACCAGTACAGCACTTAAAGAGAGGTTCGTGGAAATCGGCGCAAAGGATTTTGTAGTGGACTTTAGGTAACAGGTACAGAAAAGTCAACGTCTCTCGAAGCGAAAAACGTCATTGCCTTCACACTCACTTTCTCAAGGCgataaaaaatttggaaagaaGATGCCGTATGTCATTAATCTCCACTTATCTCTTTCCactaaaacttaaaaaacattaaacaaaagaaaacaaagaccGACCTTACTCAACAAACTATGACGATCGAAGACGCCATAATTAATGTTACAACTTATGTTAATGTTCATGATGACGAAAATGATGTAATCTCAGGCCTTCTTTCTCTGCGCACAGACTTCACCATCCTTAGCCTTCCCATTGACTCGGCCGTGATGTTTGTGTTGGGAACAAAGTCCACCACTTATAGTGTCAAGTatgattttgcttttgaaaattgagagaaaacttttcaactgtttccttttatctttattttgtgttttgttgcATGTTCTAGTTTTACTTCTTATGACAAAGAAAGTCAAGATTTTGAATTTAGTGTTTGCAAGTTTTATAGAAATTGCTCATTGGGTCGTTTCCATAGGGTGTTAGAATGCTGAGAATGAGAGTCTGTGGATGTGTCATTGCTCTGTTGTGTTCTTGCTTCGTCCTCCTTGCGGTTGCACAAGTTACACATCCTTCTGAAGGTGAGTTTGCTGCACATATGCTATATTTCTTACTTGTTATATCCAGCTTTAATTCAATGCAATTCAATCATTTTCATATGATTCTTATATGATTCTTATATGATTCAATTGAAAAGTATGAATTATGTTTTGTGCCCTTTGGCAGTCAATGCATTGAGAGCAGTTAAGAGCAGTTTAAGTGATCCTCGGAAGCATCTCAAGAACTGGAACAATGGGGATCCTTGTAAATCTAATTGGACTggagttttttgttttaatactGTTGGGGCTGATGGGTACTTGCACCTTGAGCAACTgtatgcattcttttttcataCTGCTCTTACCTTTTCCATTCCAGATTACATTACCTGCACAGTGAGGggtaatgttttttttcttaattatgatTGTTGCAGCCAACTGCTGAACATGAATCTCTCAGGAAGTTTAGCACCTGAGCTTGGCCAACTATCTCACCTTCTAATATTGTGAGTCTGGCCTCTCAAAAATTGATCTGTGATTCCACTTTTTTGGAGGTTTTTTCTTCCTGATTATCCTTTTAGTTGTTTTCTAATGTTTTGTATTtcgttttcttctcttccGGAAGAGATTTCATGTGGAATGAATTAAGTGGCACTATACCAAAGGAGATAGGAAACATGACATCCTTGAAACTCTTGTAAGTTGAGTTCAACCAATCTATAGTTCTGCGTACACTTGTTTTTGGAATATCAacataattttctgttttacaGTACACAattttcattataaaaaaaaaaaattgtgacgCATTTGTATGCAGGCTCTTGAGTGGAAACAAATTATCCGGTTCTTTACCTGATGAGCTCGGTTACCTTTCAAAATTAAATAGGCTACAAGTTGACCAAAACTATATGTCAGGTCCAATACCAAAATCATTTGTTAACTTGGTCAATGTAAAACATCTGTAAGTACATGTTCAAGCTAAATGCTACTTGAAGTTGGCTAGCATTTtatatttctcatgtttgacAGCTGCATGTACATTAATTGCTTTGCAGCCACATGAACAACAACTCCTTCAGTGGTCAAATTCCGTCTGAGCTTTCTAAAGTACCCACTCTTCTTCATTTGTGAGTTCTTAAAGCGTTATTTCCTTGTGTTTTTGGGAAATTGTTCTGTATTGATACTTGTTGACTGATTCCTGATGGTGTATACTTGATGCAAACTTTTACAGGCTTTTTGATAATAATAACTTATCTGGATATCTTCCACCAGAATTATCCAACTTACCAAACTTGCGCATAATGTACGTCCTAATTCAACACTGTCTGGATTTTTAGTTTGGAGTAActtgtttccttttgtgtGATCTCAGTAGGTAATCTGTTTTTTCTTGACGAGATTTTCTTCTTGGTTGAtggaaattattgttttctcttccatttGCAGTCAATTTGATAACAACAACTTCAGGGGGACTGAGATTCCAGCTTCTTATGGAAACCTTTCCCGGTTAGCAA comes from Prunus dulcis chromosome 6, ALMONDv2, whole genome shotgun sequence and encodes:
- the LOC117631923 gene encoding BTB/POZ domain-containing protein At3g08570; this encodes MGMVSENPFSFSSRSPTPKLCSSFTTRIFSDVAGDITIVVDGESFLLHKFPLVSRSGKIRKMVADAKDSTAKLELLNIPGGPLAFELAMKFCYGINFEITTANVAHLRCAAEYLEMTEDYRDENLIVRTETYLDEVVVQSLEKSVEVLSTCETLPSIAEEVGIPSRCVEAIAMNACKEQLVSGLSMLNCDGESTELKSACLEWWVEDLSLLRIDYYQRVICAMTRLGVRPDSIFASLMHFAQASLKGIGKCQTWNPGKLKLNTGMAEHDQKTVVEALVSLMPTEKSCSVPLSFMFGMLRMAIMVDATIACRLELERRIAFRLEMVSLDDLLIPSIQAGGSLYDVDTVHRILVNFLQRIEEEEESEDCGYESEGLGSPSHDSLLKVGRLIDTYLAEIAPDPYLSLQKFIAMIEILPDYARVIDDGLYRAVDIYLKVHSMLTEQECKKLCKFIDCQKLSQEACNHAAQSDRLPVQMTVRVLYFEQLRLKNALSGSSGDGLLSQRISSGVPSAAMSPRDNYASLRRENRELKLEISRMRVRLSELEKEQLFMKQGMMDKTGNGKTFLTSLSKGIGRIGIFSGQAGGKPKKSGRKSRGSEGKTGRSRRYSVS
- the LOC117631846 gene encoding histone acetyltransferase TAP1-like gives rise to the protein MRTLTLVASYPLCPIVSFELCRQASNKLFFPCNISEKLAKASRVHKTYQLKAGFWESIKSGILNNNTTQVVEPPSTLPEEEEEPLPQEFVLIEKTEPDGTVEEIIFSSGGDIDVYDLQALCDKVGWPRRPLSKLAAALKNSYMVATLHSVRKSPGSEGNDQKKLIGMARATSDHAFNATIWDVLVDPGYQGQGLGKALVEKLIRALLQRDIGNISLFADSQVVEFYQNLGFETDPEGIKGMFWYPKY